One genomic segment of Cryptococcus neoformans var. neoformans JEC21 chromosome 8 sequence includes these proteins:
- a CDS encoding cytoplasm protein, putative → MPLPPKVSPVTGNPVPPHYIHSSTLHFQDVNGRSLVLRGVNLSGSAKHPNNQPSHIREGFWETAEAGKGDFINKPLNLDDGSADLHLARLKAWGYNLLRYVFTWESLEHAGPKEYDYAYMDYIIAVLRKCKEWGFRVFMDPHQDVWSRFTGGSGAPLWTLYACGIDPYHLTPTAAAYLHCEWPSAESPKPQDFPAMIWGTNYTHLANQTIWTFFFAGKTYAPKCIIDGKNIQDFLQDHFIDAVGELAKRIAEEGGDLLDECVIGWDSVNEPGEGLIGYKDLAVIPAEQQLKKGPSPTPIEGMRLGMGEVQDVQVWNFGPMGPYRGSRQTIDPKGVKLWLSEEDDVKRGSGKWGWTRGKEWALGTCIWAHHGVWDIATSTLLRPDYFSTLPTNPSHQVDFVDDFWALHWLAYSSRIRLHHPESIHFIQAPVLRQPPKLPESFLKGRACSSPHFYDGLTLMTKHWNWFNADAIGVIRKKYWSIVQAVRIGEGPIRKMIQGELAVLKQDTVDILGKYPTLIGEIGIPYDMDDKKAYGYVDGGRGEGDYSSQQKAMDCSMNACDGPNCLNYAIWNYVPDNVHEWGDNWNGEDLSLWSLDDKEQESYHDSPRSDTPNFSTNSSSLTNSSATLTVPMSGAAKLRLSPSVIDAGDFSPALILDGSRAVAAFCRPYPVVTVGIPERIDFDITSTKFKYAVRVRADDIVNEQVYTEIYLPFVHYAASLDPSRPAGHNPNSGQTALTSTDGDDSNLSSRQTSKVDLIEDERAIKSSDPSSISIRSVPYSSSTQLSLDVAIVASHGRVEIQGQTLRWWYPVPGTGEEVYTIEVQRNGGALRRDLGCVKASQYNGQTLINLSL, encoded by the exons ATGCCCCTTCCACCAAAAGTCTCCCCTGTCACAGGGAATCCTGTTCCTCCCCATTACATCCattcctcaactcttcaCTTTCAGGACGTTAATGGCCGTTCCCTTGTATTGCGGGGGGTCAACCTCTCAGGATCTGCCAAGCACCCAAATAACCAGCCAAGTCACATACGAGAAGGCTTTTGGGAAACTGCAGAAGCGGGAAAAGGTGATTTCATCAATAAACCTTTGAATCTTGATGATGGTTCGGCAGACCTCCATCTCGCCCGGCTGAAAGCTTGGGGATACAACCTTCTTAGATATGTCTTCACCTGGGAGAGCCTCGAACATGCAGGGCCGAAAGAGTACGATTATGCCTATATGGACTATATCATTGCAGTCCTTCGAAAGTGTAAAGAGTGGGGTTTTAGAGTGTTCATGGACCCGCATCAGGATGTA TGGTCTCGATTTACTGGAGGCTCAGGCGCTCCCTTATGGACACTATACGCCTGCGGTATTGACCCCTATCACCTTACACCGACTGCAGCCGCCTATCTTCACTGCGAATGGCCAAGCGCAGAATCTCCAAAACCACAAGACTTCCCAGCCATGATATGGGGCACCAATTATACCCATCTCGCTAACCAGACTATctggaccttcttctttgcagGTAAAACATACGCACCCAAGTGCATCATTGATGGCAAAAACATCCAAGACTTTTTGCAAGATCATTTCATTGACGCTGTAGGAGAACTTGCCAAACGGATTGctgaggaagggggagacCTCTTGGATGAATGTGTCATAGGTTGGGATTCTGTCAATGAGCCCGGAGAAGGTCTGATAGGATACAAGGATCTTGCTGTAATCCCTGCGGAACAACAATTGAAAAAAGGACCCAGCCCTACCCCGATAGAAGGTATGAGACTTGGCATGGGAGAAGTACAAGACGTCCAGGTGTGGAACTTTGGACCAATGGGACCTTATCGAGGGAGTCGTCAGACAATCGATCCAAAAGGAGTGAAGCTTTGGTTaagcgaggaagatgatgtcaAGAGAGGCAGTGGAAAGTGGGGTTGGACCAGGGGGAAAGAATGGGCTCTTGGGACCTGCA TTTGGGCTCATCATGGTGTCTGGGATATCGCAACATCCACACTTCTTCGCCCTGACTATTTCTCTACTCTCCCAACCAATCCTTCCCATCAAGTCGATTTTGTAGACGATTTCTGGGCACTTCACTGGCTAGCATATTCATCTCGCATCCGTCTGCATCATCCCGAATCCATCCACTTTATCCAAGCTCCCGTCCTCCGCCAACCGCCAAAGCTTCCAGAGTCTTTCCTCAAAGGACGTGCCTGCTCTTCCCCACATTTCTATGATGGTCTCACTCTCATGACCAAGCACTGGAACTGGTTCAATGCCGACGCAATCGGTGTGATACGCAAAAAATATTGGAGTATAGTGCAGGCTGTGAGAATAGGAGAAGGACCGATTAGAAAGATGATACAGGGCGAGTTGGCTGTATTGAAACAAGATACGGTCGACATCCTGGGCAAGTATCCCACCCTCATTGGAGAAATTGGAATTCCATACGATATG GATGACAAGAAAGCGTACGGATACGTCGACGGAGGCCGAGGCGAGGGCGACTACTCCAGCCAGCAGAAAGCCATGGATTGTTCGATGAACGCTTGCGATGGTCCCAATTGTCTAAATTATGCCATTTGGAATTACGTGCCGGACAATGTCCATGAGTGGGGTGATAACTG GAATGGCGAAGACTTATCTCTTTGGAGCCTAGATGATAAGGAGCAGGAGTCGTATCACGACTCTCCTAGAAGCGACACTCCTAATTTTTCCACAAACTCCAGTAGCTTGACCAACTCCTCAGCTACGCTCACGGTGCCCATGTCTGGTGCCGCCAAGCTCcgtctctctccctctgtGATCGACGCTGGCGATTTCTCTCCGGCCTTGATACTCGACGGCTCAAGGGCCGTAGCCGCCTTCTGCAGACCATATCCGGTGGTCACTGTCGGCATCCCGGAAAGGATCGACTTTGACATTACTAGCACCAAATTCAAGTACGCTGTGCGTGTACGGGCAGATGATATTGTCAACGAACAAGTTTACACTGAGATTTATCTGCCCTTTGTTCATTATGCTGCCAGCTTGGATCCTTCCCGTCCAGCAGGTCACAACCCAAATTCGGGACAAACAGCGTTAACGTCGACTGATGGCGACGACAGTAACCTCTCCTCGCGTCAAACGTCAAAGGTCGATCTTATCGAAGATGAACGAGCCATCAAATCCTCCGACCCCTCATCTATATCGATCCGCTCTGTTCCTTACTCGTCTTCCACACAACTGTCTCTAGATGTTGCGATCGTCGCTTCCCATGGGCGTGTGGAAATTCAGGGCCAGACGCTTAGGTGGTGGTATCCAGTGCCGGGAACAGGCGAAGAAGTGTATACTATTGAGGTGCAAAGGAATGGAGGTGCGTTAAGGAGAGATTTGGG GTGTGTCAAAGCAAGCCAATATAATGGGCAAACGCTGATTAACTTATCTCTCTAA
- a CDS encoding cytoplasm protein, putative, with protein MPLPPKVSPVTGNPVPPHYIHSSTLHFQDVNGRSLVLRGVNLSGSAKHPNNQPSHIREGFWETAEAGKGDFINKPLNLDDGSADLHLARLKAWGYNLLRYVFTWESLEHAGPKEYDYAYMDYIIAVLRKCKEWGFRVFMDPHQDVWSRFTGGSGAPLWTLYACGIDPYHLTPTAAAYLHCEWPSAESPKPQDFPAMIWGTNYTHLANQTIWTFFFAGKTYAPKCIIDGKNIQDFLQDHFIDAVGELAKRIAEEGGDLLDECVIGWDSVNEPGEGLIGYKDLAVIPAEQQLKKGPSPTPIEGMRLGMGEVQDVQVWNFGPMGPYRGSRQTIDPKGVKLWLSEEDDVKRGSGKWGWTRGKEWALGTCIWAHHGVWDIATSTLLRPDYFSTLPTNPSHQVDFVDDFWALHWLAYSSRIRLHHPESIHFIQAPVLRQPPKLPESFLKGRACSSPHFYDGLTLMTKHWNWFNADAIGVIRKKYWSIVQAVRIGEGPIRKMIQGELAVLKQDTVDILGKYPTLIGEIGIPYDMDDKKAYGYVDGGRGEGDYSSQQKAMDCSMNACDGPNCLNYAIWNYVPDNVHEWGDNWNGEDLSLWSLDDKEQESYHDSPRSDTPNFSTNSSSLTNSSATLTVPMSGAAKLRLSPSVIDAGDFSPALILDGSRAVAAFCRPYPVVTVGIPERIDFDITSTKFKYAVRVRADDIVNEQVYTEIYLPFVHYAASLDPSRPAGHNPNSGQTALTSTDGDDSNLSSRQTSKVDLIEDERAIKSSDPSSISIRSVPYSSSTQLSLDVAIVASHGRVEIQGQTLRWWYPVPGTGEEVYTIEVQRNGGALRRDLGYVQQGNFLDVCPECVIA; from the exons ATGCCCCTTCCACCAAAAGTCTCCCCTGTCACAGGGAATCCTGTTCCTCCCCATTACATCCattcctcaactcttcaCTTTCAGGACGTTAATGGCCGTTCCCTTGTATTGCGGGGGGTCAACCTCTCAGGATCTGCCAAGCACCCAAATAACCAGCCAAGTCACATACGAGAAGGCTTTTGGGAAACTGCAGAAGCGGGAAAAGGTGATTTCATCAATAAACCTTTGAATCTTGATGATGGTTCGGCAGACCTCCATCTCGCCCGGCTGAAAGCTTGGGGATACAACCTTCTTAGATATGTCTTCACCTGGGAGAGCCTCGAACATGCAGGGCCGAAAGAGTACGATTATGCCTATATGGACTATATCATTGCAGTCCTTCGAAAGTGTAAAGAGTGGGGTTTTAGAGTGTTCATGGACCCGCATCAGGATGTA TGGTCTCGATTTACTGGAGGCTCAGGCGCTCCCTTATGGACACTATACGCCTGCGGTATTGACCCCTATCACCTTACACCGACTGCAGCCGCCTATCTTCACTGCGAATGGCCAAGCGCAGAATCTCCAAAACCACAAGACTTCCCAGCCATGATATGGGGCACCAATTATACCCATCTCGCTAACCAGACTATctggaccttcttctttgcagGTAAAACATACGCACCCAAGTGCATCATTGATGGCAAAAACATCCAAGACTTTTTGCAAGATCATTTCATTGACGCTGTAGGAGAACTTGCCAAACGGATTGctgaggaagggggagacCTCTTGGATGAATGTGTCATAGGTTGGGATTCTGTCAATGAGCCCGGAGAAGGTCTGATAGGATACAAGGATCTTGCTGTAATCCCTGCGGAACAACAATTGAAAAAAGGACCCAGCCCTACCCCGATAGAAGGTATGAGACTTGGCATGGGAGAAGTACAAGACGTCCAGGTGTGGAACTTTGGACCAATGGGACCTTATCGAGGGAGTCGTCAGACAATCGATCCAAAAGGAGTGAAGCTTTGGTTaagcgaggaagatgatgtcaAGAGAGGCAGTGGAAAGTGGGGTTGGACCAGGGGGAAAGAATGGGCTCTTGGGACCTGCA TTTGGGCTCATCATGGTGTCTGGGATATCGCAACATCCACACTTCTTCGCCCTGACTATTTCTCTACTCTCCCAACCAATCCTTCCCATCAAGTCGATTTTGTAGACGATTTCTGGGCACTTCACTGGCTAGCATATTCATCTCGCATCCGTCTGCATCATCCCGAATCCATCCACTTTATCCAAGCTCCCGTCCTCCGCCAACCGCCAAAGCTTCCAGAGTCTTTCCTCAAAGGACGTGCCTGCTCTTCCCCACATTTCTATGATGGTCTCACTCTCATGACCAAGCACTGGAACTGGTTCAATGCCGACGCAATCGGTGTGATACGCAAAAAATATTGGAGTATAGTGCAGGCTGTGAGAATAGGAGAAGGACCGATTAGAAAGATGATACAGGGCGAGTTGGCTGTATTGAAACAAGATACGGTCGACATCCTGGGCAAGTATCCCACCCTCATTGGAGAAATTGGAATTCCATACGATATG GATGACAAGAAAGCGTACGGATACGTCGACGGAGGCCGAGGCGAGGGCGACTACTCCAGCCAGCAGAAAGCCATGGATTGTTCGATGAACGCTTGCGATGGTCCCAATTGTCTAAATTATGCCATTTGGAATTACGTGCCGGACAATGTCCATGAGTGGGGTGATAACTG GAATGGCGAAGACTTATCTCTTTGGAGCCTAGATGATAAGGAGCAGGAGTCGTATCACGACTCTCCTAGAAGCGACACTCCTAATTTTTCCACAAACTCCAGTAGCTTGACCAACTCCTCAGCTACGCTCACGGTGCCCATGTCTGGTGCCGCCAAGCTCcgtctctctccctctgtGATCGACGCTGGCGATTTCTCTCCGGCCTTGATACTCGACGGCTCAAGGGCCGTAGCCGCCTTCTGCAGACCATATCCGGTGGTCACTGTCGGCATCCCGGAAAGGATCGACTTTGACATTACTAGCACCAAATTCAAGTACGCTGTGCGTGTACGGGCAGATGATATTGTCAACGAACAAGTTTACACTGAGATTTATCTGCCCTTTGTTCATTATGCTGCCAGCTTGGATCCTTCCCGTCCAGCAGGTCACAACCCAAATTCGGGACAAACAGCGTTAACGTCGACTGATGGCGACGACAGTAACCTCTCCTCGCGTCAAACGTCAAAGGTCGATCTTATCGAAGATGAACGAGCCATCAAATCCTCCGACCCCTCATCTATATCGATCCGCTCTGTTCCTTACTCGTCTTCCACACAACTGTCTCTAGATGTTGCGATCGTCGCTTCCCATGGGCGTGTGGAAATTCAGGGCCAGACGCTTAGGTGGTGGTATCCAGTGCCGGGAACAGGCGAAGAAGTGTATACTATTGAGGTGCAAAGGAATGGAGGTGCGTTAAGGAGAGATTTGGGGTATGTCCAGCAAGGGAATTTCCTTGACGTATGTCCTGAATGTGTTATTGCTTAG